Proteins from a genomic interval of Chroococcidiopsis thermalis PCC 7203:
- a CDS encoding PilN domain-containing protein: MYSLDVNFLKDRAPQKSGFATGGSKTRMSAVGQTPLFVGAAVAAVIPVVVGAWWLLLQTQNTQMENKLAALDAELNRLGLQEEELKKIQAETSTLQTDTKALATVFNQIRPWSAMLQDLRDRIPRAVQIESIKQIPAIASSGAAPPPAAAGNAAPPPSANPAGGIEITGKARSFSDVNDFLLTLKQSAFFQATDTRIISAELAEAAASNEKSAVKPPSLVRYTIQSNLSNVPAADLLQELERKGTLGLVTRIRTLQQKGVIQP; the protein is encoded by the coding sequence ATGTATAGTTTAGATGTCAATTTTCTCAAAGACCGCGCCCCCCAGAAGTCAGGGTTTGCGACTGGTGGAAGCAAAACGCGGATGTCAGCGGTCGGTCAAACACCTCTATTTGTCGGAGCGGCTGTAGCGGCGGTGATTCCAGTGGTGGTTGGGGCTTGGTGGTTGTTGTTACAAACGCAAAACACCCAGATGGAAAACAAACTAGCGGCGTTAGACGCAGAGTTAAACCGCTTGGGCTTGCAAGAAGAAGAATTGAAAAAAATTCAGGCTGAAACTAGCACATTGCAAACGGATACGAAAGCATTAGCTACTGTTTTCAATCAAATTCGCCCTTGGTCGGCAATGTTACAAGACTTGCGCGATCGCATTCCCAGAGCAGTGCAAATTGAATCGATCAAGCAAATTCCGGCGATCGCCTCATCTGGCGCAGCGCCACCGCCTGCGGCAGCGGGTAATGCAGCTCCACCACCATCTGCAAACCCAGCGGGTGGAATTGAAATTACTGGCAAAGCGCGATCGTTTAGCGACGTGAACGATTTCCTATTAACTCTGAAACAGTCAGCATTCTTCCAAGCGACTGACACGCGAATTATTTCAGCAGAACTAGCCGAGGCTGCGGCATCGAATGAAAAATCAGCCGTAAAACCACCGTCACTTGTGAGATATACAATTCAATCTAACTTAAGTAATGTCCCAGCCGCCGATCTGCTCCAAGAGTTAGAGCGTAAAGGGACATTAGGACTGGTGACTCGGATTCGCACCCTGCAACAAAAAGGAGTCATTCAACCATGA
- the pyrR gene encoding bifunctional pyr operon transcriptional regulator/uracil phosphoribosyltransferase PyrR codes for MSPKVVEILSADELRRTVNRLASQIVERCRDLSQLVILGIHTKGVPLAQILASQIEMLEGVSVHVGALDITFYRDDLDKIGVRTPAKSDIPLDLTGKIVLLVDDVIYKGRTIRAALNAVNEYGRPESIWLAVLVDRGHRELPIHPDFIGKQLPTAKDEQVKVFLQDLDGRDAVELIGN; via the coding sequence ATGTCTCCAAAAGTCGTTGAGATACTCTCCGCCGATGAACTCCGGCGAACAGTTAACCGCCTTGCTTCCCAAATTGTGGAAAGATGTCGCGACCTTTCCCAGTTGGTGATTTTAGGCATCCACACTAAAGGCGTTCCCTTGGCGCAAATCTTAGCCAGCCAAATTGAAATGCTAGAAGGTGTTTCTGTTCATGTGGGGGCGTTAGATATTACTTTCTATCGGGACGATTTAGATAAAATTGGTGTACGAACACCAGCTAAGAGTGACATTCCGCTAGATCTAACTGGCAAAATAGTCTTATTAGTAGATGATGTCATTTACAAAGGGCGGACGATCCGCGCCGCCCTCAATGCTGTGAACGAGTATGGTAGACCAGAATCGATTTGGTTAGCGGTACTTGTCGATCGCGGTCATCGAGAATTGCCAATTCATCCAGATTTTATCGGCAAACAGCTACCTACGGCAAAAGACGAACAAGTCAAGGTATTTTTGCAAGATTTGGATGGCAGAGATGCGGTAGAGTTAATTGGAAATTAG
- a CDS encoding type IV pilus secretin family protein: protein MRVEYLNFTQSRNRTVKQLQGSNILFIGVAVALVAAPPVWAKPAKVTAVKLDPTNNGLNVVLETSTTARPQVLTSQQGKTLVADISNAQLNLPEGQDFRQTKPASGIDSVVVTRLDSNSIRLMVTGTTNAPSGQMQRNGQGVTFSVSSTPERIAQANPAPTSSTTFKPGQSVTVQKPLFPNPEITVDGKPVPPSPMRGNQAEPPFLPRAVAPPVGDMAISNTDASPALIDLGSQERVPRLVLRDAPVREVLSLLARAAGLNLAYTTATPQGQQGQPAPTAPGAGGAEGPRVTLDIQDESVQDVFNHVLRITGLQANREGRTIFVGPRLPNDARNLVTRSYRLNQVTVGVALNFLVAMGAESAVSRERTITSVQAVPVGGGQAPATQTQTSTETRIETQRIDFQDSTPLLRGLEVVGDERTNSVTLIGSPKQVQVASAQLIQLDSRRRQVAINVKIADINLLATEDINTSFSFGLGDTFFQNSRGIGGIINFGVRNPASGTSFNGSPPGFARQFLSRLQAQITSGNAKVLTDPTLIVQEGQQAAVNLTQEVVGNVTRTISQGTGGLGQDTTTIQKERVGLTVGIKIERVDDNGFVALSVAPTVRAVQDQYEDPTGNLIALINERSLTSGLIRLRDNQTLILSGIIQESDRTSVDKVPILGDIPILGALFRSTNKQNQRQEVIVLLTPQIIDDSERSSSMGYNYNPSPDARQMLERSQNRKVQTPNSNR from the coding sequence ATGCGCGTAGAATACCTAAACTTTACTCAAAGTAGAAACAGAACTGTGAAACAGCTTCAAGGTAGTAACATACTATTTATCGGGGTAGCAGTCGCACTCGTTGCAGCGCCGCCAGTATGGGCAAAACCTGCAAAGGTAACAGCAGTCAAGCTAGATCCAACAAATAACGGCTTAAATGTGGTTTTGGAGACCTCCACCACGGCTCGTCCCCAAGTCTTAACCAGCCAGCAGGGTAAAACTCTAGTTGCAGATATTAGTAACGCTCAGTTGAACTTACCCGAAGGACAAGATTTCCGTCAAACCAAGCCAGCTTCAGGCATTGATTCAGTAGTTGTTACCCGACTCGACTCTAATAGCATCCGGCTGATGGTCACTGGTACTACCAATGCTCCCAGCGGTCAAATGCAACGTAATGGTCAAGGTGTAACGTTTAGCGTTAGCTCTACGCCAGAAAGAATTGCCCAAGCAAATCCCGCTCCAACATCTAGTACGACATTTAAACCAGGGCAATCGGTAACAGTTCAAAAACCCCTTTTTCCCAATCCAGAAATTACGGTTGACGGAAAGCCAGTACCACCCTCACCAATGCGCGGAAATCAAGCCGAACCGCCATTCTTGCCTAGAGCGGTTGCCCCACCCGTGGGAGATATGGCAATTTCCAACACCGATGCTTCTCCAGCTCTGATCGATCTTGGCAGCCAAGAACGAGTACCGCGCCTAGTCTTGCGGGATGCTCCCGTGCGCGAAGTCCTCTCCTTACTCGCCCGTGCTGCTGGTCTCAACTTAGCTTACACGACAGCCACACCTCAAGGACAACAAGGTCAACCAGCTCCGACTGCGCCTGGAGCAGGGGGGGCTGAGGGACCCAGAGTCACTCTCGATATTCAAGACGAGTCCGTACAAGATGTTTTCAATCACGTACTGCGGATTACAGGCTTGCAAGCCAATCGGGAAGGACGCACGATTTTTGTCGGTCCCAGACTGCCTAATGATGCTCGTAATCTAGTCACGCGCAGCTACAGGCTAAATCAAGTCACGGTAGGCGTAGCACTTAACTTTTTAGTCGCGATGGGTGCAGAAAGTGCCGTTAGTCGCGAACGCACGATCACCAGCGTTCAAGCCGTACCTGTAGGTGGCGGACAAGCTCCCGCAACCCAAACCCAAACGAGTACAGAGACGCGGATTGAAACCCAACGGATCGATTTTCAAGATTCTACACCCCTACTACGGGGATTAGAGGTCGTCGGTGACGAGCGGACGAACTCCGTTACGCTGATTGGTTCTCCCAAGCAAGTTCAGGTGGCTAGCGCTCAATTGATCCAACTCGACTCTCGCCGTCGTCAGGTTGCAATTAACGTCAAGATTGCTGATATTAACCTCTTAGCAACTGAGGACATTAATACTAGCTTTTCGTTTGGGCTGGGTGACACTTTCTTTCAAAACAGTCGCGGTATTGGTGGAATCATCAACTTTGGTGTGAGAAACCCCGCATCTGGAACTAGCTTCAATGGGTCTCCTCCAGGGTTTGCCAGACAATTTCTATCTCGTTTGCAAGCTCAAATTACAAGTGGCAATGCTAAGGTTTTGACCGATCCTACTCTGATCGTTCAAGAGGGACAGCAAGCCGCTGTCAACCTAACTCAAGAAGTGGTGGGTAATGTCACTAGAACCATTAGTCAGGGTACGGGTGGTCTCGGTCAAGATACCACGACAATTCAAAAAGAGCGAGTTGGTTTGACCGTTGGAATTAAGATCGAACGGGTTGATGACAATGGTTTTGTTGCCCTATCTGTAGCTCCTACAGTCAGAGCAGTACAAGATCAATATGAAGATCCAACTGGTAATTTGATTGCTTTAATTAACGAGCGATCGCTAACTTCTGGTCTAATTCGTCTCCGAGACAATCAAACATTAATCTTGTCAGGTATCATTCAAGAGTCAGACCGAACCAGCGTCGATAAGGTTCCCATTCTGGGAGATATTCCAATTCTTGGCGCATTGTTTAGAAGCACTAATAAACAGAATCAGCGTCAAGAAGTCATCGTGTTGTTGACTCCTCAAATTATTGACGATTCAGAGCGATCGTCATCTATGGGATATAACTATAATCCCAGTCCTGATGCGCGTCAAATGCTAGAACGCAGCCAAAATCGTAAAGTTCAAACGCCCAATAGTAATCGATAG
- a CDS encoding DUF6263 family protein gives MKKLLLYSSICCLVTASGLTVNAETLSLVKQQAKTQIAAATAQPQVELLEVGNEPRQELRFRPQANAKQTSTMTLQMDTDVSMAGQTMPKVDLPPITVAIDTVVTKVEPNGNIHFKSSYSNVDVMNSSSLPPQVLEAMRSQMKKMVGTSGSFIIDNRGQIQTAKFASSQKSDANLKQFSEQMSTSFDQMSSPLPQEAIGIGAKWRVTTTPSLLGMSVQQTITYELVNLKDNIATLNIWFEQHANPQKLTLPGIPNGATVTLKSLESKGDGRLMMQLDRPFPLRANLIANSKNEMSIQQAGKAGEAIRNGKFYMRLNLMSK, from the coding sequence ATGAAAAAACTATTGTTATACAGTTCTATTTGTTGTCTAGTTACTGCTTCGGGATTAACGGTAAATGCAGAAACCCTATCCCTAGTTAAGCAACAAGCAAAAACTCAAATAGCAGCTGCTACGGCACAGCCTCAAGTCGAACTATTAGAAGTAGGAAATGAACCACGGCAAGAACTACGCTTTCGTCCCCAGGCAAATGCAAAACAAACATCTACTATGACCTTACAAATGGATACAGATGTATCTATGGCAGGTCAAACAATGCCGAAAGTCGATCTACCACCGATAACAGTTGCTATAGATACAGTAGTAACAAAAGTCGAACCTAACGGTAACATTCACTTTAAATCGTCTTACTCTAATGTAGATGTGATGAATTCTAGCAGCTTGCCACCGCAGGTATTGGAAGCAATGCGATCGCAAATGAAAAAGATGGTTGGCACGAGTGGATCTTTCATAATTGATAATCGGGGACAAATTCAAACAGCTAAATTTGCGTCATCTCAGAAGTCAGATGCAAACTTAAAACAATTCTCAGAGCAGATGTCAACTTCTTTCGACCAAATGTCTTCACCTTTACCTCAAGAAGCTATTGGTATTGGAGCCAAATGGCGCGTCACAACTACACCTTCTCTTTTGGGAATGAGCGTTCAGCAAACAATAACATATGAGTTAGTTAATCTAAAAGATAATATAGCAACTTTAAATATATGGTTTGAGCAGCACGCTAACCCACAAAAATTAACTCTACCAGGGATACCAAATGGAGCTACTGTAACTCTAAAATCGCTTGAATCCAAAGGTGATGGGCGATTGATGATGCAACTAGATCGCCCTTTTCCGTTGCGTGCTAATCTGATTGCGAACTCTAAAAATGAAATGAGTATTCAGCAGGCTGGTAAGGCAGGCGAAGCAATTAGAAACGGCAAATTTTACATGAGACTTAATCTGATGTCGAAGTAA
- a CDS encoding aminopeptidase P N-terminal domain-containing protein produces the protein MQAEYSQRREQLMAKIGNGTAIFRSAPMAVMHNDVEYNFRQDSDFFYLTGFDEPEAVAVLAPHHTEHRFILFVRPKEREKEVWTGYRCGVEGAKEIYGADEAYPITELDEKLPQYLEKADKIYYRLGRDRNFNEKVLHHWQRLMATYPKRGTGPIAIEDAGVILHSMRLVKSQAELELMRQAAAISVEAHNYAQEIASPGRYEYEIQAEMERIFRLRGGTGVAYPSIVASGDNACILHYIENTRQMQDGDLLLIDAACAYGYYNSDITRTFPVNGKFTGEQKALYDIVLEAQKQAIAQVQPGNPYSAFHDTAVRVLTEGLVELGILQGQIDDLIKEEKYKPFYMHRTGHWLGLDVHDVGVYQHGDSPQILQPGQVLTVEPGLYIVPQTQPAEGQPAIDPRWEGIGIRIEDDVLVTETGHEILTAGVPK, from the coding sequence ATGCAAGCAGAGTACAGCCAGCGTCGCGAACAGTTGATGGCTAAGATTGGCAACGGCACGGCAATTTTTCGCAGTGCGCCAATGGCAGTCATGCATAACGATGTAGAATATAACTTTCGCCAAGATAGCGACTTCTTTTATTTGACAGGGTTTGACGAACCAGAAGCCGTGGCTGTCTTAGCACCTCACCACACCGAACATCGCTTTATTTTATTTGTCCGCCCCAAAGAAAGAGAAAAAGAAGTCTGGACGGGCTATCGTTGCGGCGTAGAAGGGGCAAAAGAAATCTATGGGGCAGACGAAGCTTATCCGATTACCGAACTTGATGAAAAGCTGCCGCAGTATTTAGAAAAAGCAGACAAAATCTATTATCGTCTGGGACGCGATCGCAATTTCAACGAAAAAGTCCTGCACCACTGGCAGCGTCTCATGGCAACTTATCCCAAACGCGGTACGGGACCAATCGCCATTGAAGATGCTGGCGTAATTTTACACAGCATGAGACTAGTAAAAAGTCAAGCAGAATTAGAATTGATGCGACAAGCTGCTGCTATTTCTGTTGAGGCACACAATTACGCCCAAGAAATCGCCAGTCCAGGACGTTACGAGTACGAAATTCAAGCGGAAATGGAACGCATCTTTCGCTTGCGGGGTGGGACGGGTGTAGCCTACCCTTCAATTGTGGCTTCGGGAGACAATGCTTGCATCCTGCACTACATCGAAAATACGCGCCAGATGCAGGATGGCGACTTACTATTAATTGATGCAGCCTGCGCCTACGGTTATTACAACTCCGATATTACCCGTACCTTTCCCGTGAATGGCAAGTTTACAGGCGAGCAGAAAGCACTGTACGACATTGTACTAGAAGCGCAAAAACAAGCGATCGCCCAAGTTCAACCAGGCAATCCCTACAGCGCTTTTCACGATACCGCCGTCCGCGTCCTCACCGAAGGTCTAGTCGAACTCGGCATCCTGCAAGGGCAAATCGACGATTTAATCAAAGAAGAGAAATACAAACCCTTCTACATGCACCGTACCGGACATTGGCTAGGGTTAGACGTTCACGATGTCGGTGTTTATCAACACGGTGACTCCCCCCAAATTTTACAACCAGGACAAGTACTGACAGTAGAACCAGGACTTTACATTGTACCGCAGACTCAACCCGCCGAAGGACAACCCGCGATCGATCCGCGCTGGGAAGGAATCGGCATTCGGATTGAAGATGATGTCCTCGTCACCGAAACCGGACACGAAATCTTAACCGCAGGAGTACCCAAATAA